The segment GGCGATATTCATTATTGTGCGTCAGTCGTCTTGCTTTATCGAGGCAATAATCCATATGCATTGTCCTTAAGTCCTAAGAATAGAAAAACTTGGCAGCAGCGCCAAGTTTTTTCTCCTGCCTAACAGCTATTATATTATGCAGATAAGCGTTTTCTGCCTTTTGCACGTCTTCTTTTTAAAACGAGACGGCCACCGATAGTTTTCATGCGTTCACGGAAACCATGGGTACGTTTTCTCCAAAGAGTATTTGGTTGGTAAGTACGTTTCATTAGTAAAACACCTCCTCGTCATTTGTATTGTTTTACTTATACCATAACAGGGTAATTATAGAGTTAAAACGTAAATTTGTCAATATAATAAAGGCATTCTGCTTGTGAGTTCTTGTATTTCTATAATAATTCTATCACACATTTCATCCAATAATTGATGTTACGTTTCCAAGGGGAGGAATATAGGGCTCCTTTATCGCTCCATACGACGCGTAAAGTCGCTCGAAAGGACCCTATATTCCCTCCCTAAGTAAATCCTAATGTCAACTTACACACCACTACACGATGTAAACGTAACATCAATTTACAGCAATACAAGAACTCACATTCTAATCTTTTATATAAGACAAATTTACCTTTTGATCTCTGGTTAGAGAGGGGAGGAATAGATGTGGTTTTCTCCCTCCATACGACACGTTTCGGTCAAAAATCCACATCTATTCCTGCTCCCAACATATTCTAATGACTACTATAACACCTACCACCAGTATAAAAAGTAGTATCAGTTTTTATAGCAAATCAATAAAAGTCTTTCAGAATACGGATCTAAGATTTAACAAATTTTACATTTTATCCTCTGGGAAGGAGATAGGGAATGATGTTACGTTTCCAGGGGGAGGAGGGCTCTTTCATCGCTCCATACGACGCGTAAAGTCGCTCAAAAGGACCCTATATTCCCTCCCTAAGTAAATCCTAATGTCAACTTACACACCACTACACGATGTAAACGTAACATCAATTTATAACAACACAAGAACTCACATTCTAATCTTTT is part of the Veillonella nakazawae genome and harbors:
- the rpmH gene encoding 50S ribosomal protein L34, translated to MKRTYQPNTLWRKRTHGFRERMKTIGGRLVLKRRRAKGRKRLSA